Proteins found in one Oreochromis niloticus isolate F11D_XX linkage group LG22, O_niloticus_UMD_NMBU, whole genome shotgun sequence genomic segment:
- the LOC100690319 gene encoding formyl peptide receptor 2-like codes for MSSNASLSTNEDNDDIIINFVLYTVTIVLGITGNAVVIWMAGIKLKPAVNNVWLVNLAIADLIFCFTRIFSIIQMKLGRWPFGLFLCQFHGFFKHTNMFCSVFLLAVISLDRVLCVRQPILMKRRRTLFAARVVAVCVWIIALLFSIPYFTFRKIYMDNNNQTKCKMVWVEKPKENKNTKVALYSMQFIFSFIFPFMVILICYILVGLGLRRTRLSGKSRPLRILVCLVIAFFLCWAPYQCLLLVDIVYNENKVVKKWYSITKSIAYFNSCVNPLLYFCMGLKVKEGFRQKLMRVYKRALGDDMDGQMAQPTDPSLD; via the exons ATGTCTTCCAATGCATCTCTGTCCACCAACGAGGAtaatgatgacatcatcatcaaCTTTGTCCTCTACACAGTGACCATTGTGCTCGGCATCACAGGAAACGCTGTGGTGATCTGGATGGCTGGAATCAAACTTAAG ccAGCAGTCAACAATGTGTGGCTGGTGAATCTGGCGATAGCAGATctgattttctgtttcacaCGAATCTTCTCCATCATCCAGATGAAGTTAGGACGGTGGCCTTTTGGTCTCTTTCTCTGCCAGTTTCATGGTTTCTTCAAACACACCAACATGTTCTGCTCTGTCTTCCTGCTGGCTGTGATCAGTCTGGATCGAGTGCTTTGCGTCCGTCAGCCCATCCTCATGAAGCGTCGACGCACCCTGTTCGCAGCGAGGGTGGTGGCAGTCTGTGTCTGGATTATAGCGCTCCTCTTCAGCATTCCCTACTTCACCTTCCGCAAAATCTACAtggacaacaacaaccaaaCTAAGTGTAAAATGGTGTGGGTGGAGAAgccaaaggaaaacaaaaacaccaaagttGCTCTCTACTCCATGCAATTCATATTCAGCTTCATATTTCCCTTTATGGTCATTCTCATCTGTTACATCCTGGTTGGCCTGGGCCTCCGACGCACTCGCCTGTCAGGGAAATCTCGGCCCCTTCGTATATTAGTATGTTTGGTCATTGCCTTCTTCCTGTGCTGGGCGCCTTATCAGTGCCTTCTATTAGTAGACATTGTGTATAATGAAAACAAAGTGGTGAAAAAGTGGTACTCTATAACAAAGAGCATTGCTTACTTTAACAGCTGTGTGAACCCGTTGTTATATTTCTGTATGGGGCTAAAAGTCAAGGAGGGGTTTAGACAGAAACTCATGAGAGTTTATAAAAGGGCTCTGGGAGATGATATGGATGGCCAGATGGCTCAGCCAACTGATCCCTCTTTGGATTAA